Proteins encoded by one window of Salarias fasciatus chromosome 1, fSalaFa1.1, whole genome shotgun sequence:
- the socs4 gene encoding suppressor of cytokine signaling 4 — protein sequence MSEKKPRGSDTRPKSGLRSWSADSYIWRGKKRSRSSRNGSSPGGLEADGPEELGVRSTSCPRRRRERKCSCSTLGDSLTAADIDVVCRKALSRRSLRQKFQDAVGQCLPLRSHQHHHHHHHHSAGSSRPFSVLFWSKRKIHVSELMQDKCPFSPKSELARCWHLIKNQTTNPGALKDMEAPLKPSVSSSTSTPQTPLSWDDICCSPGPGGTSLEDWDPSCPHGGGEGNCGHTDYILVPDLLQINNSSCYWGVLNRFEAEELLEGQPEGTFLLRDSAQDEFLFSVSFRRYSRSLHARIEQNGKRFSFDVRDPCMYRDASVTGLLRHYSDPATCLFFEPLLSKPLARNFPFTLQHLCRAVICSCTTYQGVDTLPLPPQLRDYLRQYHIKCEGACAV from the coding sequence ATGTCAGAGAAGAAACCGCGAGGCTCAGACACCCGTCCCAAAAGCGGCCTTCGCAGCTGGAGTGCAGACAGCTACATCTGGCGGGGGAAGAAGCGCTCCCGGAGCTCCCGCAACGGGTCGAGCCCCGGCGGTCTGGAAGCAGATGGGCCGGAGGAGCTGGGCGTGCGCTCCACTTCCTGCCCGAGGCGgcgcagagagagaaagtgtaGCTGCAGCACTCTGGGGGACTCGTTGACTGCCGCAGATATCGATGTGGTGTGTCGGAAGGCCTTGTCTCGCCGCTCGCTGCGGCAGAAGTTCCAGGACGCCGTGGGCCAGTGTTTGCCGCTGCGctcccaccaacaccaccaccaccaccaccaccactccgCCGGCTCCTCGCGGCCCTTCTCCGTGCTCTTCTGGTCCAAACGCAAGATCCACGTGTCGGAGCTCATGCAGGACAAGTGTCCATTCTCACCCAAGTCCGAACTGGCCCGATGCTGGCACCTGATCAAGAACCAGACCACAAACCCAGGCGCCCTCAAGGACATGGAGGCTCCCCTCAAACCCAGTGTCTCTTCTTCTACCTCCACGCCACAGACGCCCCTCTCCTGGGACGATATCTGTTGCTCTCCCGGGCCTGGAGGCACCAGTCTGGAGGACTGGGACCCCTCTTGTCCCcacgggggaggagaggggaactGTGGCCACACGGACTACATCCTGGTCCCAGATCTCCTCCAGATCAACAACAGCTCCTGCTACTGGGGCGTGCTGAACCGCTTCGAggccgaggagctgctggagggccAGCCCGAGGGGACCTTCCTGCTCCGGGACTCGGCCCAGGACGAGTTTCTCTTCTCGGTCAGCTTCCGCCGCTACAGCCGCTCCCTGCACGCGCGCATCGAGCAGAACGGGAAGCGTTTCAGCTTTGACGTGCGCGACCCGTGCATGTACCGGGACGCCAGCGTGACGGGCCTGCTGAGACACTACAGCGACCCGGCCACCTGCCTCTTCTTCGAGCCCCTCCTCTCCAAGCCGCTCGCCAGGAACTTCCCCTTCACCCTGCAGCACCTGTGCAGGGCTGTGATCTGCAGCTGCACCACCTACCAGGGCGTGGACAccctgccgctgccgccgcagctCAGAGACTACCTCAGACAGTACCACATAAAGTGTGAAGGGGCCTGTGCCGTGTGA